A genomic segment from Bradyrhizobium sp. CB1015 encodes:
- the fabG gene encoding 3-oxoacyl-[acyl-carrier-protein] reductase, which produces MFDLTGRKALVTGATGGIGGAIAQALHAQGATVAISGTRKEVLEELAGKLGERAHVLPCNLSKADEVEALVPAAEAAMGQVDILIANAGITRDNLFVQLRDEDWDEVINVNLTATFRLARAATKLMMRKRFGRIVAITSVVGVTGNPGQGNYTASKAGLIGMIKTLGAEYAKRGVTANCIAPGFIKTPMTDALNDKQRETILTKVPAARLGTPEDIAAAAVYLSSNEAAYVTGQTIHVNGGMAMI; this is translated from the coding sequence ATGTTCGATCTGACTGGCCGAAAGGCGCTCGTCACCGGCGCGACCGGCGGCATCGGCGGCGCGATCGCGCAGGCGCTGCACGCGCAGGGCGCCACCGTCGCCATATCAGGGACGCGCAAGGAGGTGCTGGAGGAGCTTGCCGGTAAGCTCGGCGAGCGCGCCCACGTGCTGCCCTGCAATCTCTCCAAGGCCGATGAGGTCGAGGCGCTGGTGCCGGCTGCGGAAGCGGCCATGGGCCAGGTCGACATTCTCATCGCCAATGCCGGCATCACGCGCGACAATCTCTTCGTGCAGCTTCGCGACGAGGACTGGGACGAGGTCATCAACGTCAATCTGACCGCGACCTTCCGCCTGGCGCGCGCCGCGACCAAGCTGATGATGCGCAAGCGCTTCGGCCGCATCGTCGCCATCACCTCGGTGGTCGGCGTCACCGGCAATCCCGGGCAGGGCAATTATACTGCGTCGAAGGCCGGCCTGATCGGCATGATCAAGACGTTAGGGGCCGAATACGCCAAGCGTGGCGTGACCGCGAACTGCATCGCGCCCGGCTTCATCAAGACGCCGATGACCGATGCGCTCAACGACAAGCAGCGCGAAACGATTCTGACCAAGGTTCCGGCCGCCCGCCTGGGGACGCCCGAGGACATCGCGGCGGCCGCCGTCTATCTGAGCTCGAACGAAGCAGCCTATGTCACCGGGCAAACCATCCACGTCAACGGCGGCATGGCCATGATCTGA
- a CDS encoding acyl carrier protein, producing MSDIGERVKKIVVEHLGVEPEKVVDNASFIDDLGADSLDTVELVMAFEEEFGCEIPDDAAETILTVGDATKFLEKNAKS from the coding sequence ATGAGTGACATTGGCGAGCGGGTTAAGAAGATCGTGGTCGAACACCTTGGTGTTGAACCCGAGAAGGTTGTCGACAACGCGAGCTTCATCGACGACCTCGGCGCCGACAGTCTGGATACCGTCGAGCTGGTGATGGCGTTCGAAGAGGAATTCGGTTGCGAGATTCCGGACGACGCTGCGGAAACGATTCTCACCGTCGGCGACGCCACGAAGTTTCTCGAGAAGAACGCGAAGAGCTAA
- the fabF gene encoding beta-ketoacyl-ACP synthase II — protein MRRVVVTGLGMVSPLGCGVEPTWKRILNGESGARRIESFDVSDLQTKIACTVVRGDGSNDSFNPDRWMEPKDQRKVDDFIIFGMAAAGQALDDANWHPETEEDKCATGTMIGSGIGGLNGIADTAILLKERGPRRVSPFFIPGRLINLASGYVSIAHGLKGPNHSVVTACSTGAHAVGDAARLIALGDADVMVAGGAESPISRIGIAGFNAARALSTGFNETPEKASRPYDKDRDGFVMGEGAGVLVLEELEHARRRGAKIYAEVIGYGLSGDAYHITSPSPDGDGGFRSMSAALKRAGLTPSDLDYINAHGTSTPLGDEIELGAVERLLGNAASKVAMSSTKSSTGHLLGAAGAIEAIFAILAIRDNVVPPTINLNNPSVETAIDLVPHKAKQREVNVALSNSFGFGGTNASVIVRRLVH, from the coding sequence ATGAGGCGGGTTGTCGTCACGGGTCTCGGCATGGTCTCGCCACTCGGCTGTGGCGTCGAGCCGACCTGGAAGCGCATCCTCAACGGCGAAAGCGGTGCGCGCAGGATCGAGAGCTTCGATGTCTCCGATCTGCAGACCAAGATCGCCTGCACGGTCGTGCGCGGCGACGGCTCGAACGACAGCTTCAATCCGGACAGATGGATGGAGCCGAAGGACCAGCGCAAGGTCGACGACTTCATCATCTTCGGCATGGCCGCGGCCGGCCAGGCGCTCGACGACGCCAACTGGCATCCCGAGACCGAAGAGGACAAGTGTGCGACCGGCACCATGATCGGCTCCGGCATCGGCGGCCTCAACGGCATCGCCGACACCGCGATCCTGCTGAAGGAGCGCGGACCGCGCCGGGTGTCGCCGTTCTTCATTCCCGGCCGCCTGATCAATCTCGCCTCCGGCTACGTCTCGATCGCGCACGGCCTCAAGGGACCGAACCATTCGGTGGTCACCGCCTGCTCGACCGGCGCGCATGCGGTCGGCGATGCCGCCCGCCTGATCGCGCTCGGCGATGCCGACGTGATGGTCGCGGGCGGCGCCGAGTCGCCGATCAGCCGCATCGGCATTGCCGGCTTCAACGCCGCGCGCGCGCTCTCGACCGGTTTCAACGAGACGCCCGAGAAGGCCTCGCGTCCCTACGACAAGGACCGTGACGGCTTCGTGATGGGCGAGGGCGCCGGCGTCCTCGTGCTGGAAGAGCTGGAGCACGCCAGGCGCCGCGGCGCGAAGATCTATGCCGAGGTGATCGGCTACGGTCTTTCGGGCGATGCCTATCACATCACGTCGCCGTCGCCCGATGGCGATGGCGGCTTCCGCAGCATGTCGGCCGCGCTCAAGCGCGCCGGGCTGACGCCGTCCGATCTCGACTACATCAACGCGCACGGGACCTCGACGCCGCTCGGCGACGAGATCGAGCTCGGTGCGGTCGAACGTCTGCTCGGCAACGCCGCTTCCAAAGTGGCGATGTCCTCGACCAAGTCGTCGACCGGCCATCTGCTCGGTGCGGCCGGTGCGATCGAAGCGATCTTCGCGATTCTGGCGATTCGCGATAATGTCGTGCCGCCGACGATCAATCTTAACAATCCGTCGGTCGAGACTGCGATCGATCTCGTGCCGCACAAGGCAAAGCAGCGTGAGGTCAACGTCGCGTTGTCGAACTCTTTTGGTTTTGGCGGTACCAATGCGTCGGTGATCGTCCGGCGCCTGGTCCATTAG
- the mltG gene encoding endolytic transglycosylase MltG has product MSERPPISPRSPRAALEPEQLPPPPKRSDRARNPLVIVGNAIITLLLIAMLGAGGVYYYGRQVLEAPGPLKEDKIVNIPQRAGKRDIAETLNREGVTDVNPWVFIASVAALKASSDLKPGEYSFQKSASLRDVIATIVEGKVVQHAVTIPEGLTSEQIVARLSDNDIFTGSVRELPREGTLLPETYKFPRGTPREQVVQRMQQAHKRVLTEIWERRNPDIPVKTPEQLVTLASIIEKETGKPDERSRVAAVFVNRLKQRIKLQSDPTIIYGLVGGKGTLGRPIKRSEITQPSPYNTYVIEGLPPGPISNPGRASLEAAANPARTRDLYFVADGTGGHAFTETYDAHQKNVAKLRAMEKQIQNDTVEPAEDAQPPAAAGPGAADAPTATTPARPNQQKKPPAARPAGPANPAPARQGAVQPSPPVVQR; this is encoded by the coding sequence ATGAGTGAAAGGCCGCCCATTTCACCCCGGAGTCCGCGGGCCGCGCTCGAGCCCGAGCAACTCCCGCCGCCGCCCAAGCGGTCGGACCGTGCGCGCAATCCGCTCGTCATCGTCGGCAACGCCATCATCACCCTTCTGCTGATCGCCATGCTCGGCGCCGGCGGCGTCTATTATTACGGCCGCCAGGTGCTCGAGGCGCCCGGACCGCTGAAGGAGGACAAGATCGTCAACATCCCGCAGCGTGCGGGCAAGCGCGACATCGCCGAGACGCTGAACCGGGAAGGCGTGACCGACGTCAATCCCTGGGTGTTCATCGCCAGTGTCGCCGCGTTGAAGGCGAGCTCTGACCTCAAGCCGGGTGAGTATTCGTTCCAGAAGAGCGCCTCGCTGCGCGACGTCATCGCCACCATCGTCGAGGGCAAAGTGGTGCAGCACGCCGTCACGATACCGGAAGGGCTGACCTCCGAGCAGATCGTGGCGCGGCTGTCCGACAACGACATCTTCACCGGCAGCGTGCGCGAGCTGCCGCGCGAAGGCACGCTGCTCCCGGAGACCTACAAATTCCCGCGCGGCACGCCGCGCGAGCAGGTGGTCCAGCGCATGCAGCAGGCGCACAAGCGCGTGCTGACGGAGATCTGGGAACGCCGCAATCCGGACATTCCGGTCAAGACGCCGGAGCAGCTGGTCACGCTGGCGTCCATCATTGAGAAGGAAACCGGCAAGCCGGACGAGCGCAGCCGCGTTGCCGCGGTGTTCGTCAACCGTTTGAAGCAGCGGATCAAGCTGCAGTCCGATCCGACCATCATCTACGGCCTCGTCGGCGGCAAAGGCACGCTGGGCCGGCCGATCAAGCGCAGCGAGATCACGCAGCCCTCGCCCTACAACACCTATGTGATCGAGGGCCTGCCGCCGGGCCCGATCTCCAATCCGGGCCGCGCCTCGCTGGAAGCCGCCGCCAACCCGGCCCGCACCCGCGACCTCTATTTCGTCGCCGACGGCACCGGCGGGCACGCCTTCACCGAAACCTACGACGCGCACCAGAAGAACGTCGCCAAGCTCCGCGCGATGGAGAAGCAGATCCAGAACGACACGGTCGAGCCGGCCGAGGACGCGCAGCCGCCGGCGGCTGCCGGGCCTGGCGCCGCCGACGCGCCGACCGCGACCACGCCGGCACGGCCCAATCAGCAGAAGAAGCCGCCAGCGGCACGCCCGGCTGGTCCCGCCAATCCCGCACCGGCCCGGCAGGGCGCGGTGCAGCCGTCACCGCCGGTGGTCCAGCGCTGA
- a CDS encoding YicC/YloC family endoribonuclease, translating to MALSSMTGFARSHGASGPYTFEWELKSVNAKGFDLRVRLPQGFDELESHAKKRAGELLSRGTVYANLNVKRTNAATTVRVNEDVLNAVLKAAALISGKVDAVAPSIDGLLAIKGVVEVAEPEGDEAEDKAARAAAAEAFDKALDELVAMRKREGTSLGQILTQRVDEIEQLAKKAEAAPGRKPEAIKAKLSEQIAALLDTSDRFDSDRLMQEAILIATKADIREELDRIASHIAQARELIGKGGPIGRKLDFLAQEFHREVNTCCSKSNDIELTNTGLAMKNVVEQFREQVQNLE from the coding sequence ATGGCGCTGTCGTCCATGACCGGCTTTGCGAGAAGCCACGGCGCGAGCGGGCCGTACACGTTCGAATGGGAGTTGAAGTCGGTCAACGCCAAGGGCTTTGACTTGCGCGTGCGGCTGCCGCAGGGGTTCGACGAGCTCGAGTCCCACGCCAAGAAGCGCGCCGGCGAGCTGCTCTCGCGCGGCACCGTCTACGCCAATCTCAACGTCAAGCGCACCAACGCCGCCACCACGGTGCGCGTCAACGAGGACGTGCTCAACGCCGTGCTAAAGGCTGCCGCGCTGATCTCGGGGAAGGTCGACGCGGTGGCGCCGAGCATCGACGGCCTGCTCGCCATCAAGGGCGTCGTCGAGGTCGCCGAGCCCGAGGGCGACGAGGCGGAGGACAAGGCCGCGCGCGCCGCTGCCGCCGAGGCCTTCGACAAGGCGCTCGACGAGCTCGTCGCGATGCGCAAGCGCGAGGGCACGTCGCTCGGCCAGATCCTGACCCAGCGCGTCGACGAGATCGAGCAGCTGGCAAAGAAAGCGGAAGCCGCGCCCGGCCGCAAGCCGGAGGCGATCAAGGCGAAGCTCTCTGAGCAAATCGCAGCGCTGCTCGACACGTCCGACCGCTTCGATTCCGACCGCCTGATGCAGGAGGCGATCCTGATCGCGACCAAGGCCGACATCCGCGAGGAGCTCGACCGCATCGCCTCGCACATCGCGCAGGCGCGCGAGCTGATCGGCAAGGGCGGCCCGATCGGCCGCAAGCTCGACTTCCTGGCGCAGGAGTTTCACCGCGAGGTCAACACCTGCTGCTCGAAGTCGAACGATATCGAGCTGACCAATACGGGCCTCGCCATGAAGAACGTGGTCGAGCAGTTCCGCGAGCAGGTGCAGAATCTGGAGTGA
- the gmk gene encoding guanylate kinase, which produces MTTGGHGTDGVERRGLMFVLSSPSGAGKTTLSRLLIERMPGLKMSVSATTRPMRPGEVNGKDYTFVDKATFDAMVKADELLEWATVFDNSYGTPRGPVEAALSAGQDVLFDIDWQGTQQLKQKARADVVSVFILPPSAADLEKRLHSRAQDSDEVIRKRMSRASDEMSHWAEYDYIVINHAVDEAFAEVQSILKAERLKRERRIGLVGFVRSLQGQLQG; this is translated from the coding sequence ATGACGACGGGCGGTCACGGAACTGACGGTGTCGAACGGCGCGGATTGATGTTCGTGCTGTCCTCGCCATCAGGTGCGGGCAAGACGACGCTGTCGCGTCTTTTGATCGAGCGGATGCCCGGCCTCAAAATGTCGGTCTCGGCGACCACGCGGCCGATGCGCCCGGGTGAGGTCAACGGCAAGGATTATACGTTCGTCGACAAGGCGACGTTCGACGCGATGGTCAAGGCCGACGAACTCCTGGAATGGGCGACCGTGTTCGACAACAGCTACGGCACGCCGCGCGGACCCGTCGAGGCGGCGCTGTCGGCAGGCCAGGATGTGCTGTTCGACATCGACTGGCAAGGGACTCAGCAATTGAAGCAGAAGGCGCGCGCCGACGTCGTCAGCGTCTTCATCCTGCCGCCCTCGGCGGCCGACCTCGAGAAGCGCCTGCACTCGCGCGCGCAGGATTCCGACGAGGTGATCCGCAAGCGCATGAGCCGCGCCAGCGACGAGATGAGTCACTGGGCCGAGTACGACTACATCGTGATCAACCACGCGGTCGACGAGGCTTTCGCCGAGGTGCAGTCGATCCTCAAGGCCGAGCGCCTCAAGCGCGAGCGGCGGATCGGCCTCGTAGGCTTCGTTCGAAGTTTGCAAGGTCAGCTTCAAGGTTAG